The proteins below come from a single Desulfurella sp. genomic window:
- a CDS encoding homocysteine biosynthesis protein: protein MEFKVNKTIDEINEKIKRKEVVVVNAKEMIDIVRKHGCIEAAKKVDVVTTGTFGTMCSSGALINFWHTKPKIKASKVWFNDVEAYGGVAAVDCYIGATAVKEGDPLNSIYPGRFNYGGGHVIEDLIAGKKVLLRAEGYGTDCYPAKEFEKEITISDLRDATLLNPRNAYQNYSVAINTTDKTIYTYMGVLKPNISNATYSSAGELSPLFNDPFYRTIGIGTRIFLGGGIGYVIYQGTQHDPDVERNERGLPKSGAGTLAVAGDMKQMNTKYIKGASILGYGVSLSLGIGIPIPIINEEMAFFCGVSDEDIQAYIYDYGYDYPNKINKTYGLVTYKELRSGTIIIDGKEVPTTPLSSYYMALEIAEELKKWILDGKFYLTNPACLIGQSSDYEPLKYVKC from the coding sequence GTGGAGTTTAAGGTCAATAAGACAATCGATGAGATAAATGAGAAAATAAAAAGAAAAGAAGTAGTGGTTGTTAATGCAAAAGAAATGATAGATATTGTAAGAAAGCATGGTTGTATAGAAGCAGCTAAAAAGGTAGATGTTGTAACCACAGGCACATTTGGAACAATGTGCTCAAGTGGCGCACTGATAAATTTCTGGCACACAAAACCAAAGATAAAAGCTTCGAAGGTATGGTTTAATGATGTGGAAGCCTATGGTGGCGTAGCTGCTGTAGATTGTTATATTGGAGCAACAGCAGTTAAAGAAGGTGATCCGCTAAACAGTATTTATCCAGGTAGGTTTAATTATGGTGGTGGTCATGTTATTGAAGATTTAATTGCCGGCAAAAAGGTATTGCTTAGGGCAGAGGGTTATGGTACGGATTGTTATCCTGCAAAAGAATTTGAAAAAGAAATTACAATTTCCGATTTAAGGGATGCTACATTATTAAACCCGCGCAATGCTTACCAAAACTATTCTGTTGCTATAAATACTACAGATAAAACAATTTATACATATATGGGTGTATTAAAACCAAATATAAGCAATGCCACGTATTCTTCGGCAGGAGAGCTATCTCCGTTGTTTAACGACCCGTTTTACAGGACAATAGGCATAGGTACAAGAATATTCTTAGGTGGTGGGATAGGTTATGTAATCTACCAGGGTACTCAACATGATCCGGACGTAGAAAGAAACGAAAGGGGTTTGCCAAAATCAGGTGCAGGTACGCTTGCAGTTGCAGGTGATATGAAACAAATGAATACTAAATACATAAAAGGCGCGTCAATTTTAGGATACGGTGTATCTTTAAGTTTGGGGATTGGTATACCTATACCGATAATCAATGAAGAAATGGCTTTTTTTTGCGGTGTTAGCGATGAAGATATACAGGCATATATTTATGATTATGGTTACGATTATCCAAACAAAATTAATAAAACATATGGCCTTGTAACTTACAAAGAACTCAGAAGTGGTACAATCATAATTGACGGCAAAGAGGTACCAACAACACCACTATCAAGCTATTACATGGCACTTGAGATTGCTGAAGAGTTAAAAAAATGGATATTGGATGGTAAATTTTACCTTACCAACCCAGCCTGTTTAATTGGGCAATCAAGTGATTACGAACCACTTAAGTATGTGAAATGTTAA
- a CDS encoding TIGR00282 family metallophosphoesterase: protein MQTEFLRILFVGDIVGDAGRKIVIDKLGYLKEKYAYDIAIANIENLAGGFGITKETYESLQDYFDAFTTGNHVWDKKDFLINIDNMNKVARPYNMPNTKGKPYVIVEKNYTQVLVATFLGRIFMNPVENPFILLDQLIQDNLLPKIKIIDFHAEATSEKQAFGWFCDGKVSACLGTHTHVQTNDEKILPCGTAYITDVGLTGCHGGVIGFKKQAIIEKFITYMPTRFDVCREELKLNACIVDINIYTGKALNIEKINEG from the coding sequence ATGCAAACTGAATTTTTGCGCATTTTATTTGTAGGTGATATAGTAGGAGATGCAGGAAGAAAAATTGTTATAGATAAGCTAGGTTATCTAAAGGAAAAATACGCTTACGATATAGCTATAGCAAATATCGAAAATTTAGCAGGTGGTTTTGGGATAACAAAAGAGACATACGAATCGCTTCAAGACTACTTTGATGCATTTACTACAGGTAATCATGTTTGGGATAAAAAAGATTTTCTTATTAATATTGATAATATGAATAAAGTTGCAAGGCCCTACAATATGCCAAATACAAAAGGAAAACCCTATGTTATTGTAGAAAAAAATTACACACAGGTTTTAGTTGCTACATTTTTAGGCAGGATTTTCATGAACCCGGTTGAGAACCCGTTTATTCTTTTAGATCAATTAATTCAGGATAATTTATTGCCAAAAATCAAAATTATTGATTTTCATGCAGAAGCAACAAGTGAAAAACAGGCATTTGGCTGGTTTTGTGATGGTAAAGTTAGCGCATGTCTTGGAACACATACGCATGTGCAAACAAACGACGAAAAAATTTTACCGTGTGGTACAGCATACATTACTGATGTAGGTTTAACAGGATGCCATGGTGGTGTTATTGGCTTTAAAAAGCAAGCAATAATCGAAAAATTTATAACTTATATGCCAACAAGATTTGATGTATGCAGAGAGGAATTGAAATTAAATGCTTGTATTGTTGATATAAATATTTATACAGGTAAAGCTTTGAATATTGAAAAAATAAATGAAGGTTAG
- the rny gene encoding ribonuclease Y, producing the protein MSMILFSILTLILGLLIGYLGVYFLQIKKKEYLKQKAEDIIKNAEIERDNMLKKAEIDIKDYTLTAKNQIDEEIREKRKEIQKWEKRLQMKEETLDKKQLQLDSKQEQLNKKLEELKEKEQFLDQESAKLTSLLEEQKRKIEEIARMTTEDAKEYLIKQIEDVAKKEAVVRLREIEEEVNENAKKISQKILSLTMEKMASTFVMEKTISTVSLPNDEMKGRIIGREGRNIRSFEKETGVDLIIDDTPEVVVISSFDPKKREIAKVALEKLIQDGRIHPARIEEVVEKVKQELEQEAIEEVKSLIFDLGIENLHPEIIKHLSMLKYRTSYTQNVLQHSVEVAYLAGIMAAELGLNIKLAKRAGLLHDIGKSTDQEMEGSHTTIGAEIARKYGENEYVINAIMSHHGEVEPNCVESVLVSIADTLSAARPGARMEVLENYIKRLEELEKIAKKYKNVKNAYAIQAGRELRVIIEDQFTSDNDAYLVAKEIAEEIKENMTYTGQVKVVTIRELRAVEYAN; encoded by the coding sequence ATGTCAATGATATTATTTAGTATTTTAACATTAATATTAGGTCTTTTAATAGGCTATCTTGGTGTTTATTTTTTGCAAATCAAAAAAAAGGAGTATTTAAAGCAGAAAGCTGAGGATATAATCAAAAATGCAGAAATTGAAAGAGATAACATGCTAAAGAAAGCCGAAATTGATATTAAAGATTACACACTTACAGCAAAAAACCAGATTGATGAAGAAATCAGAGAAAAAAGAAAAGAAATTCAAAAATGGGAAAAAAGACTTCAAATGAAAGAAGAAACTTTAGACAAAAAACAACTTCAACTTGATAGCAAACAGGAACAGTTAAATAAAAAATTGGAAGAACTTAAAGAAAAAGAGCAATTTTTAGACCAGGAAAGTGCTAAACTTACAAGTTTACTCGAAGAACAAAAAAGAAAAATTGAAGAAATTGCTAGAATGACTACTGAAGATGCTAAAGAATATCTTATCAAACAAATTGAAGATGTTGCAAAAAAAGAAGCTGTCGTAAGACTTAGAGAAATCGAAGAAGAAGTTAATGAAAATGCAAAAAAAATTTCGCAGAAAATACTAAGCCTTACCATGGAAAAGATGGCAAGCACGTTTGTAATGGAAAAAACAATATCCACTGTTAGTTTGCCAAATGATGAGATGAAAGGAAGAATTATAGGCAGGGAAGGCAGGAATATTAGGTCATTTGAAAAAGAAACAGGTGTAGATTTAATAATCGATGATACTCCAGAGGTTGTTGTAATATCAAGTTTTGATCCAAAGAAAAGAGAAATTGCTAAAGTTGCTTTAGAAAAGTTGATACAGGATGGTAGAATTCACCCAGCTCGTATAGAAGAAGTTGTTGAAAAAGTTAAACAGGAATTAGAACAGGAGGCTATTGAAGAAGTTAAATCTTTAATATTCGATTTAGGTATTGAAAATTTGCATCCAGAAATCATAAAGCACTTATCAATGCTAAAATACAGAACAAGCTACACACAAAATGTTTTGCAACATTCTGTTGAAGTAGCTTACTTAGCTGGTATTATGGCAGCTGAACTTGGTCTGAATATAAAGCTTGCAAAAAGGGCAGGTCTTTTGCATGATATAGGAAAATCTACAGACCAGGAAATGGAAGGTTCTCATACAACAATTGGAGCAGAAATAGCAAGAAAATACGGAGAAAATGAATACGTTATAAATGCTATCATGTCTCATCATGGTGAGGTTGAGCCAAATTGTGTTGAAAGTGTGCTTGTTTCAATTGCTGATACACTAAGTGCAGCAAGACCAGGTGCCAGAATGGAAGTACTAGAAAATTACATCAAACGATTGGAAGAATTGGAAAAAATAGCTAAAAAATATAAAAATGTAAAAAATGCATATGCAATTCAAGCTGGTAGAGAGCTAAGGGTTATAATTGAAGACCAATTTACAAGCGATAATGATGCATATCTTGTTGCAAAAGAGATTGCAGAAGAAATAAAAGAAAATATGACATATACGGGGCAGGTTAAGGTAGTAACAATTAGAGAACTAAGAGCTGTTGAGTATGCAAACTGA
- a CDS encoding 5-formyltetrahydrofolate cyclo-ligase, translating into MEVYKYTKKQLRRDALNERKLCSKKFVLSKSQIISKKLTNFLKNKHIKNIVSYNPINNEVQPNFFMIGNSFNIFFTKMEGNFLRIARSKSFKKGKFSVLEPFCGIFAFKKNIDCFIVPALAVDKRGYRVGYGLGFYDKLLKNSKALKVGVCFDFQVKNFYIQEDDFDVSLDYIITEKRILKCRR; encoded by the coding sequence ATGGAAGTTTATAAATATACAAAAAAACAATTAAGGCGTGATGCTTTAAACGAAAGAAAACTCTGTTCTAAAAAATTTGTATTATCAAAAAGCCAGATAATTTCGAAAAAGTTAACAAATTTTCTTAAAAATAAACATATTAAAAATATAGTTTCATATAACCCAATCAATAATGAAGTTCAACCAAACTTTTTCATGATAGGCAATAGCTTTAATATATTTTTTACAAAAATGGAAGGGAATTTTCTACGTATTGCTAGATCAAAAAGTTTTAAAAAAGGTAAATTTTCTGTTTTAGAGCCGTTTTGTGGTATTTTTGCATTTAAAAAAAATATAGATTGTTTTATTGTTCCTGCCCTGGCAGTCGACAAAAGAGGTTATAGAGTGGGATATGGTTTGGGTTTTTACGATAAATTACTTAAAAATTCAAAAGCTTTAAAAGTAGGTGTATGTTTTGATTTTCAAGTTAAAAATTTTTACATTCAAGAAGATGATTTTGATGTTTCCCTTGATTACATAATTACTGAAAAAAGAATTTTAAAGTGTAGGAGATAG
- a CDS encoding ACT domain-containing protein: MKRLNQISVFVENKPGRLLDVVEVLGNNNIDIKAISLADSSDFGIVRFICEDPKFAYEILTKNGFTASLTEVLAIAISDRPGSLARVLKSLKESNINIEYMYGFSAKIKDYAVMIIKVSDLEETIKCCVANNIQILSQSDIKSIV; the protein is encoded by the coding sequence ATGAAAAGATTAAATCAGATTTCTGTTTTTGTTGAAAACAAACCTGGTAGGTTATTGGATGTAGTTGAGGTATTGGGTAATAATAACATTGATATAAAAGCCATAAGCCTTGCTGATTCATCGGATTTTGGTATAGTAAGGTTTATTTGCGAAGATCCGAAGTTTGCGTATGAAATACTTACTAAAAATGGTTTTACTGCAAGCTTAACCGAAGTTTTAGCCATAGCTATAAGTGATAGGCCAGGATCACTTGCAAGAGTATTAAAATCTCTAAAAGAAAGTAATATTAACATAGAATATATGTATGGATTTTCTGCAAAAATAAAAGATTATGCTGTGATGATAATAAAAGTTTCTGACTTAGAAGAAACTATAAAATGTTGTGTTGCAAATAACATACAAATATTATCTCAAAGCGATATTAAAAGCATTGTATGA
- a CDS encoding phenylacetate--CoA ligase family protein: MIYDDEIETLPREALEALQFKRLQQTLERVYALVPFYKEAFKKANINPSDIKSLKDLHKLPFTTKDDLRESYPYGMFSMPINKIVRIHASSGTTGKPTVVGYSKADIEEWAQLMARSFVACGVTDKDIIQNAYGYGLFTGGLGAHYGAEKLGAAVIPISGGNTKKQIMIMVDFKSTVLTATPSYAQLLADTIEEMGLLDKINLRVGVFGAEPWSENMRQKLEEKLHIDAMDIYGLSEIMGPGVAIECEAKEGLHIWEDAFIPEIIDPQTLEPLEDGQEGELVITTIKKQAMPLIRYRTKDITKIIKEPCRCGRTHRRIQKILGRSDDMLIIRGVNVFPSQIESVLMEIEGLAPHYQLIVDRVNNLDTLEVQVEVDSKVFSDEIKKLQSLQNQIQKDIKDLLGITTKVTLVEPRTIQRSEGKAKRVIDKRKI; the protein is encoded by the coding sequence ATGATATATGATGATGAAATTGAAACTCTACCAAGAGAAGCCCTAGAAGCTCTGCAATTTAAAAGACTACAGCAGACACTAGAGCGTGTATACGCTTTAGTGCCTTTTTACAAAGAAGCATTTAAAAAAGCAAATATTAACCCAAGTGATATAAAATCTCTAAAAGATTTACATAAATTACCATTTACCACTAAGGATGATTTGAGAGAAAGCTATCCTTATGGTATGTTTAGTATGCCTATTAACAAAATTGTTCGCATACATGCATCAAGTGGAACAACGGGTAAACCTACTGTTGTTGGTTATTCTAAAGCTGATATTGAAGAATGGGCTCAATTGATGGCTAGATCTTTTGTTGCTTGCGGTGTAACGGATAAAGATATTATACAAAATGCTTATGGTTATGGTTTGTTTACAGGAGGATTAGGTGCCCACTACGGTGCAGAAAAGTTAGGTGCAGCTGTAATTCCTATATCTGGTGGTAATACCAAAAAGCAAATCATGATTATGGTGGATTTTAAGTCAACTGTTCTAACAGCTACACCTTCTTATGCTCAGCTTCTTGCAGATACAATTGAAGAAATGGGTTTGCTTGATAAGATAAATTTAAGAGTAGGAGTTTTTGGGGCTGAGCCCTGGAGCGAAAATATGCGCCAGAAATTAGAAGAAAAACTTCATATAGATGCTATGGATATATATGGTTTAAGCGAAATAATGGGGCCTGGTGTAGCGATTGAGTGTGAAGCAAAAGAAGGCTTGCATATTTGGGAAGATGCATTTATACCAGAAATAATAGATCCGCAAACACTGGAGCCATTAGAAGATGGTCAGGAAGGGGAACTTGTTATTACAACTATAAAAAAACAGGCTATGCCACTAATAAGATATAGAACAAAAGATATTACAAAAATTATAAAAGAACCATGTAGATGCGGCAGAACTCATAGGCGAATACAAAAAATATTAGGCAGAAGTGATGATATGTTAATTATAAGGGGTGTAAATGTATTTCCAAGCCAGATAGAATCAGTTTTAATGGAAATTGAAGGCCTTGCACCTCACTATCAGTTGATTGTGGATAGAGTCAATAATTTGGATACGCTTGAAGTCCAGGTAGAAGTTGACAGTAAAGTTTTTTCAGATGAGATTAAAAAACTTCAAAGCTTGCAAAACCAAATTCAAAAAGATATAAAGGATCTTTTGGGTATTACAACCAAAGTTACGCTTGTTGAGCCAAGAACTATCCAGCGTAGTGAAGGAAAGGCCAAGCGTGTGATAGATAAAAGAAAAATATAG
- a CDS encoding glutaredoxin domain-containing protein: protein MDSTQKDTIKKQPRVVVFSTPSCPWCTRVKDYLRKNSINFKDVDVSRDRKAAEDMVRMTGQTGVPVVLIGSRAIVGFDKAKIDKLLGLSS from the coding sequence ATGGATAGTACTCAAAAAGATACAATAAAAAAACAACCACGCGTAGTAGTTTTTTCAACGCCAAGTTGTCCTTGGTGTACAAGAGTAAAGGACTATTTAAGGAAAAACAGTATTAATTTTAAAGATGTAGATGTATCAAGAGATAGAAAAGCAGCTGAGGATATGGTAAGAATGACCGGTCAAACCGGTGTGCCGGTAGTACTTATCGGTTCAAGGGCTATTGTAGGTTTTGATAAAGCAAAAATTGATAAACTTTTAGGGTTGTCTTCATGA
- a CDS encoding methylmalonyl-CoA mutase family protein: MSENGYKNWQEKTLIPYIKKNPTRKERFKTSSYLDVKDLYTDCDVKDYEQNLSYPGQYPFTRGPYPTMYRGQFWTMRQYAGFGTAKESNERYKYLLKQGQTGLSVAFDLPTQIGYDSDSPMSEGEVGKVGVAIDTIDDMETLFKDIPLDKVSTSMTINATAFILLAMYIVVGKKQGVDKKLLRGTIQNDILKEYIARGTYIYPPKPSMRIITDIFEYCAKEVPKWNTISISGYHIREAGSTAVQEVAFTLANGIEYVKSAIEKGLNVDDFAGRLSFFFNAHNDILEEVAKFRAARRMWAKIMKERFNAKNERSQMLRFHTQTGGSTLTAQQPENNIIRVTLQALAAVLGGTQSLHTNSMDEALALPTEKSVRIALRTQQIIAYESGVANVVDPLGGSYYIESLTDTIEEKAWEYINKIDEIGGMVAAIEQGFVQKEIQESAYQYQMDIENKERIIVGVNSFQIEEEPPKDLLKVDPALRYEQIKNLQRIKSQRDNEKVLKSLNQLKEAARSDQNIMPVVIDCVENYATLQEIADTLRQEFGEYKESVVI; encoded by the coding sequence ATGAGCGAAAATGGCTACAAAAACTGGCAAGAAAAAACCTTAATACCTTACATCAAAAAAAACCCCACAAGAAAAGAAAGGTTTAAAACAAGCTCTTATCTTGATGTAAAAGATTTATATACAGATTGTGATGTAAAAGATTATGAACAAAACTTATCGTATCCTGGTCAGTACCCTTTTACAAGAGGACCATATCCTACCATGTATAGGGGCCAGTTTTGGACAATGCGACAATACGCTGGTTTTGGTACAGCAAAAGAATCAAATGAACGTTATAAATATTTATTAAAGCAGGGCCAAACAGGCTTATCTGTTGCATTTGATTTGCCTACCCAAATTGGTTATGACTCAGACTCGCCTATGAGCGAAGGAGAGGTTGGTAAAGTTGGTGTAGCTATAGACACAATAGATGACATGGAAACTTTGTTTAAAGATATTCCACTTGATAAAGTGTCAACTTCTATGACAATTAACGCTACAGCTTTTATATTGCTTGCTATGTATATAGTTGTAGGCAAAAAGCAAGGTGTGGATAAAAAACTTTTGCGTGGTACTATACAAAACGATATTTTAAAAGAATATATTGCACGCGGTACATATATTTATCCACCAAAACCTTCAATGCGCATTATTACAGATATTTTTGAATATTGCGCAAAAGAAGTGCCAAAATGGAATACCATTAGTATTTCTGGCTATCATATAAGAGAAGCAGGTTCTACTGCAGTACAAGAAGTAGCGTTTACTTTAGCAAATGGTATTGAGTATGTTAAAAGTGCCATTGAAAAAGGTTTAAATGTAGATGATTTTGCTGGAAGGCTATCATTTTTTTTTAACGCACACAACGATATTTTAGAAGAAGTAGCGAAATTTAGAGCTGCAAGGCGCATGTGGGCAAAAATCATGAAAGAACGTTTTAATGCAAAAAATGAAAGATCGCAAATGTTACGCTTTCACACACAAACTGGCGGCTCAACACTTACAGCTCAGCAACCAGAAAATAATATCATAAGAGTAACACTTCAAGCACTTGCAGCAGTACTTGGCGGTACGCAAAGTCTTCATACAAACTCTATGGATGAAGCCCTTGCTCTTCCTACTGAAAAATCCGTTCGCATAGCTTTAAGAACCCAGCAAATTATAGCTTATGAGTCAGGTGTTGCAAATGTTGTTGATCCACTTGGCGGATCATACTACATAGAAAGCCTAACAGATACTATAGAAGAAAAAGCATGGGAATATATAAATAAAATCGACGAGATTGGTGGTATGGTAGCCGCCATTGAACAGGGTTTTGTTCAAAAAGAAATCCAAGAGTCAGCCTACCAATACCAGATGGATATTGAAAATAAAGAGCGAATTATCGTAGGCGTTAATAGTTTCCAGATTGAAGAAGAACCTCCAAAAGATTTGCTTAAAGTTGACCCTGCACTCAGATATGAACAAATAAAAAATCTTCAAAGGATTAAATCTCAAAGAGATAATGAAAAAGTATTAAAAAGTTTAAATCAACTAAAAGAAGCTGCCAGATCTGATCAAAACATAATGCCAGTCGTTATAGATTGTGTTGAAAATTACGCAACCCTGCAAGAAATAGCAGATACACTAAGACAGGAATTTGGCGAGTACAAAGAAAGTGTAGTAATTTAA
- a CDS encoding cobalamin B12-binding domain-containing protein produces the protein MRKIRILIAKPGLDGHDRGAKFIARALQENGYEVIYTGIRQTPKQIALAAVQEDVDFVGLSLLSGAHNELFPKVVEELHNAGADDIIVFGGGVIPSSDIEFLKSKGIKAIFGPGTSIKTIVDFIENESKSRNSKTG, from the coding sequence ATGCGAAAAATTAGAATTTTAATAGCAAAACCAGGTCTTGATGGTCATGATAGAGGTGCTAAATTTATTGCAAGGGCTTTGCAGGAAAACGGTTATGAAGTAATCTATACAGGTATAAGGCAAACTCCAAAACAAATTGCACTTGCAGCAGTTCAAGAAGATGTAGATTTTGTAGGTTTGAGTTTGCTAAGTGGGGCCCACAATGAATTATTTCCAAAAGTAGTTGAAGAATTGCACAATGCTGGTGCAGATGATATAATTGTTTTTGGAGGCGGAGTTATCCCAAGTTCCGATATCGAATTTTTAAAATCTAAAGGTATTAAAGCGATTTTTGGACCAGGTACATCTATAAAAACAATTGTGGATTTTATTGAAAATGAATCAAAATCAAGAAATTCAAAAACTGGTTGA
- the meaB gene encoding methylmalonyl Co-A mutase-associated GTPase MeaB: MNQNQEIQKLVDGILNKQIRYIAKAISFIENYDYKTKKPLLKSIFPYTGKASIVGITGSPGAGKSTITDKLIKAFRDDNKSVAVLAIDPSSPFTKGALLGDRIRMQNHTTDPSVYLRSMASRGALGGLSQATKDAVKVLDAAGFDVIIVETVGVGQSEIDIVKVADCVVLVFAPGFGDEIQAMKAGVMEIADIYVINKADRDFAQKLFKEISDIANLSQKQPKPVVLKTIATNTFQESGIDLLKKEISNYLNFIKNSNNLAKKRQYFIELELIDTLTKAMIDKILSNQNIKSFFDKATIKKIYNKELNFYTVIDTIMEAI, translated from the coding sequence ATGAATCAAAATCAAGAAATTCAAAAACTGGTTGATGGTATTTTAAATAAACAAATACGCTATATAGCAAAAGCCATAAGTTTTATTGAAAACTATGATTATAAAACAAAAAAACCTCTTTTAAAATCAATATTTCCCTATACTGGAAAAGCAAGTATTGTTGGCATTACTGGTTCACCAGGGGCTGGCAAATCTACAATTACAGACAAATTAATTAAAGCTTTTAGAGATGACAACAAAAGTGTTGCAGTTTTGGCAATAGATCCAAGCAGTCCCTTTACAAAAGGAGCTTTACTTGGTGATCGCATAAGAATGCAAAATCACACTACTGACCCATCTGTCTATCTTAGATCAATGGCTTCACGTGGTGCGCTTGGTGGTTTATCTCAAGCTACAAAAGATGCCGTTAAGGTTTTAGATGCAGCAGGATTTGATGTAATTATTGTTGAAACAGTTGGTGTTGGTCAAAGCGAAATTGATATAGTAAAAGTTGCAGATTGCGTTGTACTAGTATTTGCGCCTGGTTTTGGTGATGAAATTCAGGCTATGAAAGCAGGTGTTATGGAAATTGCAGATATATATGTTATAAATAAAGCAGATCGAGATTTTGCTCAAAAACTTTTCAAAGAAATATCTGATATTGCAAACTTAAGTCAAAAACAGCCCAAACCAGTTGTGTTAAAAACGATCGCAACAAATACTTTTCAAGAAAGTGGCATAGATTTACTTAAAAAAGAAATATCAAATTACTTGAATTTTATTAAAAACTCAAACAATTTGGCAAAAAAAAGACAGTATTTTATAGAATTAGAGCTTATTGATACACTTACTAAAGCTATGATTGACAAAATTTTATCAAACCAAAACATAAAAAGCTTTTTTGATAAAGCAACCATAAAAAAAATTTACAACAAGGAGTTGAATTTTTACACTGTGATTGACACAATAATGGAGGCAATATGA
- the mce gene encoding methylmalonyl-CoA epimerase has product MKSIDHIGIAVNNLGEAIEIYKNILGFKYLGEETVEDQGVKIAKFDCNGVHLEFLEPISDNSPIKKFLEAKGAGIHHIAYKCDNIEQTIKSLKEKGVKMINEKPKQGSNNTLIAFLHPKSSIILTELVQGG; this is encoded by the coding sequence ATGAAAAGCATAGATCACATAGGCATAGCAGTAAATAATTTAGGAGAGGCAATAGAAATTTATAAAAATATACTGGGTTTTAAGTACTTAGGTGAAGAAACAGTAGAAGATCAAGGTGTAAAAATCGCTAAATTTGATTGTAATGGTGTTCATTTAGAATTTTTAGAACCAATATCAGATAATAGCCCAATAAAAAAATTTTTGGAAGCAAAAGGAGCCGGGATTCATCATATAGCATATAAATGTGACAATATAGAACAAACAATTAAATCTTTAAAAGAAAAAGGTGTAAAAATGATTAACGAAAAACCAAAACAAGGCTCAAATAACACACTAATTGCATTTTTGCACCCAAAATCAAGTATTATTTTAACTGAACTAGTGCAAGGAGGATAA